The Eriocheir sinensis breed Jianghai 21 chromosome 21, ASM2467909v1, whole genome shotgun sequence genome includes a region encoding these proteins:
- the LOC127001562 gene encoding uncharacterized PE-PGRS family protein PE_PGRS54-like isoform X5 — protein MWKVVVVAAALSVAAVAGEGGQEAQLSGPGLSLGELLRGSRESSGEYRVRHFGRGGGDDDDSEEFPPLMPYEFAYEVKDDATTNYQNRVEFVEDGVLRGSYSLLSPDGVVRTSVYSDTGNGFEVTLHEVPTDIVVIGSGLPGDPALKAGGTYRYYDSRDSGSRESFRPSFSRSGGFEAFSKASEGFDGSSRGSAIFSSSSNRDFSSKNKQSSREESSRREESERREESSRRDESRREESSRRDESRREESEGSRFEFLTNDKSALEAFDRESASQGFSGGSRDSEASSRRKESRREESEGYKYELLTNDKSALEAFDRESASQGFSGGSRDSEASSRHEESGGFGEFSHAFASSFSQQGGSGGGSGGGSGGGSGGGSGGGLGGGFGGGSGGGSEGGSGGSRGGFGGGSEGGSLGGSGGSSGGSGGGSGGGFVGTGSGSGHGGSGGGSGGGYEGGLGGGSGGGFGGGSEGGSFGGEFGGSGGGSGGGSDGGSGGGSSGGSGGGSGGGFVGTGGGSGHGGSSGGSDGGSGGGFGGGSGGSGGGSHGGSSGSGGGSGGGSGGSGRGSHGGSGGSGGGSGGGSHGGLGGSGGGFGGEFGGSGGGSGGGSGGSGGGSGGGSGGSGGGSHGGSGGSGGGSHGGSGGSGGGFGGGSGGSGGGSHGGSGGSDGGFGGGSGGSGGGFGVGSGGSGGGSHGGSGGSDGGFGGEFGGSGGGFGGEFSGSGGGSHGGSGGSDGGFGGGSGGSGGGFGVGSGGSGGGSHGGSGGSDGGFGGGSGGSGGGSHGGSGGSDGGFGGGSGGSGGGSHGGSGGSDGGFGGGSGGSGGGSHGGSGGSDGGFGGGSGGSGGGSHGGSSGSGGGSHGGLSGSDGGFGGGSGGSGGGFGVGSGGSGGGSHGGSGGSDGGFGGGSGGSGGGSHGGSSGSGGEFGGGFGGSGGGSHGGSGGSDGGFGGGSGGSGGGSHGGSSGSDGGFGGGSGGSGGGSHGGSGGSGDGFGGGSGGGSDGGSGGSGGEFGGGSGGSFGGSHGGSGGSGGGSGGGSGGSGGGSDGGSGSGSGGSGGGFGGGSGGSHGGSGASGGGSGGGSSGSGGGSHGGSGGGFGGGSGGSGGGSHGGSGGSGGRSGGGSSGGSDGGSGGGFGGGLDIGLGFGTDGPGGSGSGIELGLGLGGGPGIELGFGTDGPGGFGGEPGGSGGGFGGGPGGSGGGSHGGSGGSGGGSGGGSGGSGGGFDGGSGGGSGVSGGGFGGGLDIGLGFGAGDGPGGSGGGLGGSVGGFGGRPGGSDGGFGDGSGGSGGFGGGFGGGPGGGFGGGSGGSGGSGGFGGGFGGGPGGGFGGGSGGSGGFGGGFGGGPGGGFGGGSGGSGGGSGGGAGGSGGGVSGGGAGGGGVNLQDKAVFIIHPDFFKTGAGAGLTGLPEVTEPIIIVSDNKFAQGGGGAGVGFSNALGGGGFAGAFSSVNRLGEAAAADTTAAHSSGAASTATAEEVSTSSGKSGSTSTSAIESASSLGSASISASSPSSEGFVASTFSSNGLTVGSATGDSTSASSGSFGRSTIENVSSSASAAEGASSSGATKSASFSSASESSGSATDGASFLTSASEGGSSSHGSVSSGSGTEGAFLFDASGSSLGSAAEVDTSLGSAAEVASSSSATEVASSGSAAEVTFSGSAAEVASSSGAAEVTSSNSAAEVTSSNAAAAASSGSAAEGVSSSSSGGFDASTFNSRKLSVESSTKDSSSSSSRKGGVLTITSSSLDGSSGINKAVTDESSGRGQSVLDSGASGGTKNIEKAANAKPASSGQIGLNGFSTSFSEGGSQQFIISSSGDASRFDSHRFSSSGSGGSSSSGASSSAILHSQSGGDLKLQAPDQLLKILNPGQTARGLQGIRGSSGQGGAVFFTQETDLASSQGGKTSITQLPVTRVTTVTHLPDDSKQGSSILKIAGSSTGFKNNQNVFTSPPSGAARFFASASNTKTFQASGKKSAGNKIVSISGSGTLTTLPTGDTVLALGSKQPIAISTSQGVIRNSRRTAPFSTTNSRQQRPRRIRGRLLRSL, from the exons CCACTCATGCCCTACGAGTTCGCATACGAGGTGAAAGACGACGCCACGACCAATTACCAGAACAGAGTGGAGTTCGTTGAGGATGGCGTGTTGCGGGGGAGCTACAGCCTCCTCTCCCCTGACGGTGTGGTTCGAACTTCCGTCTATTCCGACACCGGCAATGGCTTCGAG GTGACCCTCCACGAAGTGCCAACAGACATCGTGGTCATCGGCTCAGGCCTCCCTGGTGACCCCGCGCTCAAGGCCGGGGGCACGTACAGGTACTACGACTCTCGCGACTCAGGCTCAAGGGAGTCCTTCCGGCCATCTTTCAGCAGGAGCGGTGGATTTGAGGCTTTCTCTAAAGCATCAGAAGGGTTTGACGGGTCTTCAAGAGGGTCAGCTATCTTTAGTTCATCGAGCAACAGAGACTTTTCATCGAAAAATAAACAGTCAAGTCGCGAAGAGTCATCCAGGCGCGAAGAATCGGAAAGGCGCGAAGAATCGTCGAGACGCGATGAGTCAAGACGCGAAGAATCGTCGAGACGCGATGAGTCAAGACGCGAAGAATCCGAAGGCTCCAGATTTGAATTTTTAACGAATGACAAGAGTGCCTTGGAAGCCTTCGACAGGGAGAGCGCCAGCCAAGGCTTCTCTGGTGGGTCTAGGGACTCCGAGGCTTCGTCGAGACGCAAAGAGTCAAGACGCGAAGAATCCGAAGGCTACAAATATGAATTGTTGACGAATGACAAGAGTGCCTTGGAAGCCTTCGACAGGGAGAGCGCCAGCCAAGGCTTCTCTGGCGGGTCTAGGGACTCCGAGGCTTCGTCGAGACACGAAGAGTCTGGAGGCTTTGGAGAGTTCTCGCATGCCTTCGCGTCATCGTTCTCCCAGCAGGGAGGATCTGGAGGTGGATCAGGTGGTGGATCTGGAGGTGGATCAGGTGGTGGATCTGGTGGTGGATTAGGTGGTGGATTTGGTGGTGGATCAGGTGGTGGATCTGAGGGTGGATCAGGTGGATCAAGAGGTGGATTCGGTGGTGGATCTGAGGGTGGATCATTAGGTGGATCTGGAGGATCAAGTGGTGGATCTGGTGGTGGATCAGGGGGTGGATTTGTTGGAACTGGTAGTGGATCAGGTCACGGTGGATCTGGTGGTGGATCAGGTGGTGGATATGAGGGTGGATTAGGTGGTGGATCAGGGGGTGGATTCGGTGGTGGATCTGAGGGTGGATCATTTGGTGGTGAATTTGGTGGATCAGGTGGTGGATCTGGTGGTGGATCAGATGGTGGATCTGGAGGTGGGTCAAGTGGTGGATCTGGTGGTGGATCAGGGGGTGGATTTGTTGGAACTGGTGGTGGATCAGGTCACGGTGGATCAAGTGGTGGATCTGACGGTGGATCAGGTGGCGGATtcggtggtggttctggtggatCAGGTGGGGGATCACATGGTGGTTCAAGTGGATCAGGTGGCGGATccggtggtggttctggtggatCAGGTCGCGGATCACATGGTGGTTCTGGTGGATCAGGTGGCGGATCAGGTGGCGGATCACATGGTGGTTTAGGTGGATCAGGTGGCGGATTCGGTGGTGAATTTGGTGGATCAGGTGGCGGATccggtggtggttctggtggatCAGGTGGCGGATccggtggtggttctggtggatCAGGTGGGGGATCACATGGTGGTTCTGGTGGATCAGGTGGCGGATCACATGGTGGTTCAGGTGGATCAGGTGGCGGATTCGGAGGTGGATCTGGTGGATCAGGTGGCGGATCACATGGTGGTTCAGGTGGATCAGATGGCGGATTCGGTGGTGGATCTGGTGGATCAGGTGGCGGATTCGGAGTTGGATCTGGTGGATCAGGTGGCGGATCACATGGTGGTTCAGGTGGATCAGATGGCGGATTCGGTGGTGAATTTGGTGGATCAGGTGGCGGATTCGGTGGTGAATTTAGTGGATCAGGTGGCGGATCACATGGTGGTTCAGGTGGATCAGATGGCGGATTCGGTGGTGGATCTGGTGGATCAGGTGGCGGATTCGGAGTTGGATCTGGTGGATCAGGTGGCGGATCACATGGTGGTTCAGGTGGATCAGATGGCGGATTCGGTGGTGGATCTGGTGGATCAGGTGGGGGATCACATGGTGGTTCTGGTGGATCAGATGGCGGATTCGGTGGTGGATCTGGTGGATCAGGTGGGGGATCACATGGTGGTTCTGGTGGATCAGATGGCGGATTCGGTGGTGGATCTGGTGGATCCGGTGGCGGATCACATGGTGGTTCTGGTGGATCAGATGGCGGATTCGGTGGTGGATCTGGTGGATCAGGTGGGGGATCACATGGTGGTTCTAGTGGATCAGGTGGCGGATCACATGGTGGTTTAAGTGGATCAGATGGCGGATTCGGTGGTGGATCTGGTGGATCAGGTGGCGGATTCGGAGTTGGATCTGGTGGATCAGGTGGCGGATCACATGGTGGTTCAGGTGGATCAGATGGCGGATTCGGTGGTGGATCTGGTGGATCAG GTGGGGGATCACATGGTGGTTCTAGTGGATCAGGTGGTGAATTCGGTGGTGGATTTGGTGGATCAGGTGGCGGATCACATGGTGGTTCAGGTGGATCAGATGGCGGATTCGGTGGTGGATCTGGTGGATCAGGTGGGGGATCACATGGTGGTTCTAGTGGATCAGATGGCGGATTCGGTGGTGGATCTGGTGGATCAGGTGGGGGATCACATGGTGGTTCAGGTGGATCAGGTGACGGATTCGGTGGTGGATCTGGTGGCGGATCCGATGGTGGATCAGGTGGATCAGGTGGCGAGTTCGGTGGTGGATCTGGTGGATCATTTGGCGGATCACATGGAGGTTCAGGTGGATCAGGTGGGGGATCCGGTGGTGGATCTGGTGGATCAGGTGGCGGATCCGATGGTGGATCAGGTAGTGGTTCAGGTGGATCAGGTGGCGGATTCGGTGGGGGATCTGGTGGATCACATGGTGGTTCAGGTGCATCAGGTGGGGGATCCGGTGGTGGATCTAGTGGATCAGGTGGCGGATCACATGGTGGTTCAGGTGGAGGATTCGGTGGTGGATCTGGTGGATCAGGTGGCGGATCACATGGTGGTTCAGGTGGATCAGGTGGGAGATCCGGTGGTGGATCAAGTGGCGGATCCGATGGTGGATCAGGTGGCGGATTCGGTGGTGGACTTGATATTGGACTCGGTTTTGGAACTGATGGACCTGGTGGATCAGGATCTGGTATTGAACTCGGTTTGGGACTTGGTGGTGGACCTGGTATTGAGCTCGGGTTTGGAACTGATGGACCTGGTGGATTCGGTGGTGAACCTGGTGGATCAGGAGGTGGATTCGGTGGTGGACCTGGTGGATCAGGTGGCGGATCACATGGTGGTTCAGGTGGATCAGGTGGCGGATccggtggtggttctggtggatCAGGTGGTGGATTCGATGGTGGATCAGGTGGTGGTTCAGGTGTATCAGGTGGCGGATTCGGTGGTGGACTTGATATTGGACTCGGTTTTGGAGCTGGTGATGGACCTGGTGGGTCAGGAGGTGGACTTGGTGGATCAGTTGGCGGATTCGGTGGTCGACCTGGTGGATCAGATGGTGGATTCGGTGATGGATCAGGTGGGTCAGGTGGATTCGGTGGCGGATTCGGAGGTGGACCAGGAGGTGGATTCGGTGGTGGATCAGGTGGATCAGGTGGATCAGGTGGATTCGGTGGCGGATTCGGTGGTGGACCAGGAGGTGGATTCGGTGGTGGATCAGGTGGATCAGGTGGATTCGGTGGCGGATTCGGTGGTGGACCAGGAGGTGGATTCGGTGGTGGATCAGGTGGATCAGGTGGTGGATctggtggtggagcaggtggaTCTGGTGGCGGGGTCAGTGGTGGAGgggccggcggcggcggcgtcaacCTACAGGACAAGGCCGTGTTCATCATTCACCCTGACTTCTTCAAGACCGGCGCGGGCGCCGGCCTGACGGGCCTGCCGGAAGTGACGGAGCCCATTATTATCGTGAGTGACAATAAATTTGCCCAGGGTGGGGGTGGGGCTGGCGTAGGTTTCAGTAATGCTCTGGGCGGAGGAGGGTTTGCGGGAGCCTTTAGCAGCGTGAACAGGCTGggagaggctgctgctgctgacacCACAGCGGCTCACTCAAGCGGTGCTGCATCAACTGCTACCGCCGAAGAAGTAAGTACATCCTCTGGTAAAAGTGGATCGACCTCGACCAGTGCCATTGAAAGCGCTTCATCCTTAGGCAGTGCCTCAATAAGCGCTTCTTCTCCAAGCAGTGAAGGCTTCGTTGCATCCACCTTCAGCTCCAACGGATTGACTGTTGGAAGTGCGACAGGTGATTCTACCTCTGCCTCGAGTGGATCATTTGGAAGAAGTACCATCGAAAATGTCTCATCCTCAGCTAGTGCCGCTGAAGGAGCATCTTCAAGTGGTGCTACAAAGAGTGCTTCATTCTCCAGTGCAAGTGAATCATCGGGCAGCGCCACTGATGGTGCTTCTTTTTTAACTAGTGCTTCCGAAGGTGGTTCATCCTCCCACGGATCAGTTTCCTCAGGGAGTGGAACTGAAGGCGCCTTTTTATTTGATGCAAGTGGATCTTCCCTAGGCAGTGCGGCTGAAGTTGATACTTCTTTAGGCAGTGCCGCTGAAGTAGCCTCCTCAAGCAGTGCCACTGAAGTGGCCTCCTCAGGCAGTGCCGCTGAAGTGACCTTCTCAGGTAGTGCCGCTGAAGTGGCCTCCTCAAGCGGTGCCGCTGAAGTGACCTCCTCAAATAGTGCCGCTGAAGTGACCTCAAGCAATGCCGCTGCAGCGGCTTCCTCAGGCAGTGCCGCTGAAGGTGTTTCTTCTTCGAGCAGTGGAGGGTTCGATGCATCTACATTCAACTCTAGAAAACTATCTGTAGAAAGCAGCACAAAagattcttcatcttcttccagcAGAAAAGGTGGAGTTCTAACAATTACTTCCTCTAGCTTGGATGGATCATCTGGTATCAACAAAGCGGTAACTGATGAGTCGTCTGGCAGGGGACAATCAGTTCTCGATAGTGGAGCATCAGGAGGaacaaaaaatattgaaaaggcAGCCAATGCAAAACCAGCTTCTTCGGGTCAAATTGGGCTGAATGGATTTAGCACGTCCTTCAGTGAAGGCGGATCACAACAGTTTATAATATCCTCTAGTGGAGACGCATCCAGGTTTGACTCCCACAGATTTTCCAGCAGTGGATCCGGTGGCTCTTCAAGCAGTGGGGCGTCAAGCAGTGCCATTTTGCACAGCCAAAGCGGTGGTGACTTAAAACTGCAGGCACCGGACCAGTTACTGAAGATTCTCAATCCAGGCCAAACAGCTCGCGGGCTTCAGGGTATCCGCGGCAGTTCGGGCCAGGGCGGGGCTGTCTTCTTTACGCAGGAAACTGACCTGGCCTCTTCCCAGGGCGGCAAAACCTCCATCACACAACTGCCAGTCACTCGCGTCACCACCGTGACACACCTCCCTGACGATTCTAAGCAAGGCTCTTCCATCTTGAAAATAGCTGGCAGTTCCACGGGCTTCAAGAATAACCAGAACGTGTTCACAAGCCCACCGTCAGGTGCTGCACGATTCTTTGCATCAGCATCAAACACAAAAACTTTTCAGGCGAGTGGCAAGAAGTCAGCAGGAAACAAAATTGTTAGCATATCCGGCTCAGGAACACTCACGACTCTTCCTACTGGTGACACTGTCCTCGCCTTGGGCAGCAAACAACCCATTGCAATTTCCACTTCCCAGGGCGTCATCAGGAACAGCCGGAGGACCGCGCCCTTTTCCACCACCAACTCGAGGCAGCAACGACCGAGGCGAATCCGAGGGCGGCTTCTGAGGTCACTCTAA